A section of the Halopiger aswanensis genome encodes:
- a CDS encoding HalX domain-containing protein, whose product MSEGTEVLVVDDESRLADLFAAWLQSDWAVDTAYDGEEALEKMADSVEVVLLDRRMPGLSGDDVLERLREAGYDCRVVMVTAVDPDFDIIEMGFDDYLVKPVSKDELLEMVDDVSGRSDYESAIQEYYALVSKKALLESEKAERELEQNAEYQDLCDRVSELEQAVDETVTSMSSHDEFVGAFQDLQTEN is encoded by the coding sequence ATGAGTGAGGGGACCGAGGTGCTCGTCGTCGACGACGAGTCCCGCCTCGCTGACCTGTTCGCCGCGTGGCTGCAGTCCGATTGGGCCGTCGACACCGCCTACGACGGGGAGGAAGCCCTCGAGAAGATGGCCGACTCCGTCGAGGTGGTCCTCTTAGACCGGCGGATGCCGGGCCTCTCGGGCGACGACGTCCTCGAGCGGCTCCGCGAGGCGGGGTACGACTGCCGCGTCGTCATGGTCACGGCGGTCGATCCCGACTTCGATATCATCGAGATGGGATTCGACGACTACCTCGTCAAACCGGTCTCGAAGGACGAACTCCTCGAGATGGTCGACGACGTCTCCGGGCGGTCCGACTACGAGTCGGCGATCCAGGAGTACTACGCGCTCGTCTCCAAGAAGGCCCTGCTCGAGTCCGAGAAAGCGGAGCGAGAACTCGAACAGAACGCGGAGTACCAGGATCTCTGTGACCGCGTCAGCGAACTCGAGCAGGCTGTCGACGAGACGGTAACGAGCATGTCCTCCCACGACGAGTTCGTGGGGGCGTTTCAAGATCTCCAGACCGAGAACTGA
- the nikR gene encoding nickel-responsive transcriptional regulator NikR yields the protein MAVVSVSMPDELLERLDQFADEHGYTGRSEVVREASRNLLSEFEDTRLEDRDLMGIVTVLFDYETTSVEEQMMHLRHEHEDLVASNFHSHVGDHHCMELFVLEGQLEDISTFVGKIRATQDALTIDYSVTPVDGFDPIAQDR from the coding sequence ATGGCAGTCGTAAGCGTCTCGATGCCCGACGAGCTCCTCGAGCGGCTCGACCAGTTCGCCGACGAGCACGGCTACACCGGCCGCAGCGAGGTCGTCCGCGAGGCATCCCGAAACCTGCTGAGCGAGTTCGAGGACACGCGACTCGAGGATCGAGATCTGATGGGGATCGTCACCGTCCTCTTCGACTACGAGACGACCAGCGTCGAGGAACAGATGATGCACCTGCGCCACGAACACGAGGATCTGGTCGCCTCGAACTTCCACAGTCACGTCGGCGACCACCACTGTATGGAACTGTTCGTCCTCGAGGGCCAACTCGAGGACATCTCGACGTTCGTCGGAAAAATCCGGGCGACCCAGGACGCGCTGACGATCGACTACTCGGTGACGCCGGTCGACGGCTTCGATCCGATCGCCCAGGACAGGTAA
- a CDS encoding creatininase family protein, whose translation MYLANRAWPDLADYVADESLAVVPLGSTEQHGPHLPEGTDHMIAEALAREATERTGFLCTPPIPIGVSSHHRQFHGTMWVDAPVFRDYVESLSRNLTYHGIDRIVYVNAHGGNVAHLREVGRRLHEDGTAYAIEWMWDESIPDLIDEVFETPGPHGGPKETAMIMHIAEELVHEDRLEEARDGGVVFDYDAERVHGATTFYDAIENSPNGVFGDQTDATPEIGERLFEAATDQLVALLEWLDEQPLEDLLPESHVEPRSDRKR comes from the coding sequence ATGTACCTCGCGAACCGGGCCTGGCCCGACCTGGCCGATTACGTCGCCGACGAGTCGCTGGCGGTCGTCCCCCTGGGGTCGACCGAGCAACACGGGCCGCACCTCCCCGAAGGCACGGATCACATGATCGCCGAGGCGCTCGCGCGCGAGGCGACCGAGCGGACCGGCTTCCTCTGTACCCCGCCGATCCCGATCGGCGTCAGTTCCCACCACCGTCAGTTCCACGGGACGATGTGGGTCGACGCCCCTGTTTTTCGGGACTACGTCGAGAGCCTCTCGCGAAACCTCACCTACCACGGCATCGATCGGATCGTCTACGTCAACGCCCACGGCGGCAACGTCGCCCACCTCCGGGAGGTCGGCCGGCGGCTCCACGAGGACGGCACCGCCTACGCCATCGAGTGGATGTGGGACGAGTCGATTCCCGACCTGATCGATGAGGTCTTCGAGACCCCGGGCCCTCACGGCGGTCCCAAGGAGACCGCGATGATCATGCACATCGCCGAGGAACTCGTCCACGAGGACCGCCTCGAGGAAGCCCGCGACGGCGGCGTCGTCTTCGATTACGACGCCGAGCGAGTTCACGGCGCGACGACCTTCTACGACGCGATCGAGAACAGTCCGAACGGCGTCTTCGGCGACCAGACCGACGCGACGCCCGAGATCGGTGAGCGGCTCTTCGAGGCCGCGACCGACCAACTAGTCGCGCTGCTCGAGTGGCTCGACGAACAGCCGCTCGAGGATCTGCTGCCGGAGTCGCACGTGGAGCCGCGCTCGGATCGCAAGCGCTAG
- a CDS encoding acyl-CoA dehydrogenase family protein produces the protein MDLLDDSIVPEHARDVKQEAREFAQEYIEPNAQEYFQSGEYPHDILEAGQEAGLVAQDIPEEWGGRGFDLPQLLALTEEFYRADAGIALTLQLASFGCEITYEYGSDEQCEEYIRPVAAGEQLSGLAVSEPETGSDLAGMQTRAEKDGDEWVINGEKYWIGNGVEADWVTVYARTGDNEDNRYNNHSLFIVPTDADGYEAEHIPEKMAMRASKQAHITFDDCRIPEENLIGTEGAGFWMISDFFNHGRVAVAGHGLGMAAAAIEETWEFTHDREEFGRTINEFQAVQHGLADMLLEFESARTLTWRACEKVANDDHAGYWAALAKTKATEAAVDVSEQGMQFHGGRSVLDERRIARVYRDARIPVIYEGANEIQRNLIYRQSPQ, from the coding sequence ATGGATCTGCTCGACGACAGCATCGTCCCGGAGCACGCCCGCGACGTCAAACAGGAAGCCCGCGAGTTCGCCCAAGAGTATATCGAACCCAACGCCCAGGAGTACTTCCAGTCCGGGGAGTATCCCCACGACATTCTCGAGGCCGGCCAGGAAGCCGGGTTAGTCGCCCAGGACATCCCCGAGGAGTGGGGCGGGCGCGGTTTCGACCTACCCCAGCTGCTCGCGCTTACCGAGGAGTTCTACCGCGCGGACGCCGGTATCGCCCTCACCCTACAACTGGCGAGTTTCGGCTGCGAGATCACCTACGAGTACGGCTCCGACGAGCAGTGCGAGGAGTACATCCGTCCGGTTGCGGCGGGCGAGCAACTCTCCGGACTGGCCGTCTCGGAGCCCGAGACCGGCAGCGACCTCGCGGGAATGCAGACTCGCGCGGAGAAAGACGGCGACGAGTGGGTCATCAACGGCGAGAAGTACTGGATCGGCAACGGCGTCGAGGCCGACTGGGTCACCGTCTACGCCCGCACCGGGGACAACGAGGACAACCGCTACAACAACCACTCGCTGTTTATCGTCCCGACGGACGCCGACGGCTACGAGGCCGAACACATCCCCGAGAAGATGGCGATGCGCGCCTCGAAGCAGGCCCACATCACGTTCGACGACTGCCGCATCCCCGAGGAGAACCTGATCGGCACCGAGGGTGCAGGCTTCTGGATGATCTCCGATTTCTTCAACCACGGCCGCGTCGCCGTCGCGGGTCACGGACTCGGCATGGCCGCCGCCGCCATCGAGGAAACCTGGGAGTTCACCCACGACCGCGAGGAGTTCGGCCGAACGATCAACGAGTTTCAGGCCGTCCAGCACGGCCTCGCGGACATGTTGCTCGAGTTCGAGAGCGCCCGGACGCTCACCTGGCGCGCCTGCGAGAAGGTCGCGAACGACGACCACGCCGGCTACTGGGCGGCGCTCGCGAAGACGAAAGCGACCGAGGCTGCCGTCGACGTCTCCGAACAGGGGATGCAGTTCCACGGCGGTCGCTCGGTGTTGGACGAGCGACGAATCGCCCGCGTCTACCGCGACGCGCGGATTCCGGTCATCTACGAGGGTGCAAACGAGATCCAGCGGAACCTGATCTACAGACAGTCACCGCAGTAG
- a CDS encoding BlaI/MecI/CopY family transcriptional regulator, which translates to MTMRDQIWNAALEQLVAKGKFKAAEVMDELDLSERQRQTVRRTLRQLEEQGWLSRESKQSGIWRLGKKGRMLLNVSEDTIDESRE; encoded by the coding sequence ATGACGATGCGAGACCAAATCTGGAACGCGGCACTCGAACAGCTCGTCGCCAAGGGAAAATTCAAAGCCGCCGAAGTTATGGACGAACTCGACCTCTCTGAGAGGCAGCGGCAGACCGTACGACGTACCCTTAGACAGCTTGAGGAGCAAGGTTGGCTCTCACGGGAGAGCAAGCAATCCGGTATCTGGCGGCTTGGGAAGAAAGGGAGAATGCTGTTGAACGTGAGCGAGGACACTATTGACGAGTCTAGAGAGTGA
- a CDS encoding cupin domain-containing protein codes for MSYRKVNYEDVEQVSSAMHFLSDPLETEQVGVTVARCDPGWNSKPHDHTDNDHEEVYVLIEGEATVVIDGEPVEMEAGDALWIPPESTRQIRNGDEESAFVLVSAPSIGEEDSDDGEWLLSGFAG; via the coding sequence ATGTCCTACCGGAAAGTCAACTACGAAGACGTCGAGCAGGTCTCGAGCGCGATGCACTTTCTGTCGGATCCGCTCGAGACCGAGCAGGTCGGCGTGACGGTCGCGCGCTGCGATCCGGGGTGGAACAGCAAGCCCCACGACCACACCGACAACGACCACGAGGAGGTCTACGTCCTCATCGAGGGCGAGGCGACCGTCGTGATCGACGGCGAACCGGTCGAGATGGAGGCCGGCGACGCGCTCTGGATCCCGCCGGAGTCGACGCGCCAGATTCGCAACGGCGACGAGGAAAGCGCCTTCGTGCTCGTGAGCGCACCCAGCATCGGCGAAGAAGACAGCGACGACGGCGAGTGGCTGCTTTCGGGCTTCGCCGGCTGA
- a CDS encoding 3-hydroxyacyl-CoA dehydrogenase/enoyl-CoA hydratase family protein, which yields MELEDINTVAVLGAGNMGHGIAEVAAIAGYDVTMRDIKDEFVQNGYDQIEWSLDKLAEKDQLSQEEADAALERVTPLVDMEEAVADADVVIEAVPEQMEIKKDVYGELEAHANDEAIFATNTSSLSITELAEVTERPERFCGMHFFNPPVRMDLVEVITGAETAEETLETVADLAADFGKTPVRVHKDSPGFIVNRILVPLMNEACWLVSNDEATIAEVDSTTKYGMGLPMGSFELGDQVGNDVSYHVLDYMHEVLGEAYEPAPLLEEKVENEELGKKTGKGFYDYENGGVDIPTDEQSDLVERRLLATMANEAAKLIGGDVAPPESIDEAVQLGAGFPDGPVKLVDDYGLETLHETLEEAYEETGHERYAPADYLAERAEAGGFYEDEGEDAGETEFETIRVEYPADYVGHIVIDRPHRMNTISNELLGELSEAIDHLSDDDEVRAILLTGAGDRAFSAGADVQSMAAGADPLEAQELSRTGQRTFGKLEACDVPVVAGIDGYCLGGGMELATCADLRVASERSEFGQPELNLGLLPGWGGTQRLKHIVGEGRAKEIILTAERFDAETMAEYGFVNDVVDNDSLEEAALELASDLAGGPPIAQKFTKRAMLTGRDDTEAGLEYEASAFGHLMATDDLMEGITAFMGDEEPEFEGQ from the coding sequence ATGGAGTTGGAAGATATCAACACCGTCGCAGTTCTCGGCGCAGGGAATATGGGCCACGGCATCGCGGAGGTCGCCGCGATCGCGGGCTACGACGTGACGATGCGAGACATCAAAGACGAGTTCGTCCAGAACGGCTACGACCAGATCGAGTGGTCGCTCGACAAGCTCGCGGAGAAGGATCAGCTCTCACAGGAGGAAGCCGACGCCGCCTTGGAGCGCGTGACGCCGCTGGTCGACATGGAGGAAGCCGTCGCGGACGCCGACGTCGTCATCGAGGCCGTCCCCGAGCAGATGGAGATCAAGAAGGACGTCTACGGGGAACTCGAGGCCCACGCCAACGACGAGGCGATCTTCGCGACGAACACCTCGAGCCTCTCGATTACGGAACTGGCCGAGGTGACGGAACGGCCCGAGCGGTTCTGCGGCATGCACTTTTTCAACCCGCCGGTGCGGATGGACCTCGTCGAGGTGATCACGGGCGCCGAGACGGCCGAGGAGACCCTCGAGACGGTCGCGGACCTGGCGGCGGACTTCGGCAAGACGCCCGTGCGCGTCCACAAGGACTCGCCCGGCTTCATCGTGAACCGCATTCTCGTGCCGCTGATGAACGAGGCCTGCTGGCTCGTGAGCAACGACGAGGCGACCATCGCCGAGGTCGACTCGACGACCAAGTACGGCATGGGGCTGCCGATGGGGAGCTTCGAGTTGGGCGATCAGGTCGGCAACGACGTCAGCTACCACGTGCTCGACTACATGCACGAGGTGCTGGGCGAGGCCTACGAACCGGCGCCGCTGCTCGAGGAGAAGGTCGAGAACGAGGAGCTCGGCAAGAAAACGGGCAAGGGGTTCTACGACTACGAGAACGGCGGCGTCGACATTCCGACCGACGAGCAGTCCGACCTCGTCGAGCGCCGGCTGCTGGCGACGATGGCCAACGAGGCCGCGAAGCTGATCGGCGGCGACGTCGCGCCGCCGGAGTCGATCGACGAGGCCGTCCAGCTCGGTGCCGGGTTCCCCGACGGCCCCGTGAAGCTCGTCGACGACTACGGCCTCGAGACGCTCCACGAGACGCTCGAGGAAGCCTACGAGGAGACGGGCCACGAGCGCTACGCGCCCGCTGACTACCTCGCCGAGCGCGCCGAGGCGGGCGGCTTCTACGAGGACGAGGGAGAAGACGCGGGCGAGACCGAGTTCGAGACGATCCGCGTCGAGTACCCCGCCGACTACGTCGGCCACATCGTGATCGACCGCCCCCATCGGATGAACACGATCAGCAACGAACTGCTCGGGGAACTCTCCGAGGCGATCGACCACCTCTCCGACGACGACGAGGTCCGCGCGATCTTGTTGACCGGCGCGGGCGACCGCGCGTTTTCCGCCGGCGCCGACGTCCAGAGCATGGCCGCCGGCGCCGACCCGCTCGAGGCCCAGGAGCTCTCCCGGACGGGCCAGCGGACGTTCGGCAAGCTCGAGGCCTGCGACGTGCCGGTCGTGGCGGGCATCGACGGCTACTGTCTCGGCGGCGGGATGGAACTGGCGACCTGCGCGGACCTGCGGGTCGCCAGCGAGCGCTCGGAGTTCGGCCAGCCCGAACTCAACCTCGGCCTGCTCCCGGGCTGGGGCGGCACCCAGCGGCTCAAGCACATCGTCGGCGAGGGCCGCGCGAAGGAGATCATCCTCACCGCCGAGCGGTTCGACGCCGAAACCATGGCGGAATACGGCTTCGTCAACGACGTCGTCGACAACGATTCCCTCGAGGAGGCGGCGCTCGAGTTGGCGAGCGATCTGGCCGGCGGCCCGCCGATCGCCCAGAAGTTCACGAAGCGCGCGATGCTCACCGGTCGCGACGACACGGAGGCCGGCCTCGAGTACGAGGCGTCGGCGTTCGGCCACCTGATGGCAACCGACGACCTCATGGAGGGGATTACCGCCTTCATGGGAGACGAGGAGCCGGAGTTCGAAGGGCAGTAA
- a CDS encoding sensor histidine kinase, which yields MSGRSLEFGEALVSEGERGYWYRVIPALGVVILFSAIAKAALTLADSGLLLEAVLDLLLVGSVGTVVLYIGVWLPNTSIRAEFYPRILCWVAGGIVVMGIVLGLRVLHPGVTVQFTFGTQAVLLAIGSIAGLGIGIHEAQALIRADALAVQNEELKRTEQRLEEAVTQLEASNEQLEQFAAAASHDLQEPLRMVTSYLQLLERRYGDDLDEDCTEFLEFAVDGAERMDAMIDGLLEYSRVDTQGDSFDAVDLDAVLEDVCTDLQFKIEETDATITRESLPTVEGDGRQLRQVFQNLVSNALEYSGDESPRVHVSAEREGVEGAWTISVRDEGVGIDPDEAHRVFGVFQRLHSADEQEGSGIGLALCERIVERHGGDIWVDSEPGEGSTFRFTLPPRGEGPDASAPGIVSQRGESNAHSERNSRQND from the coding sequence ATGAGTGGGCGTTCCCTCGAGTTCGGTGAGGCCCTCGTGTCGGAGGGCGAGCGGGGCTACTGGTATCGCGTGATTCCCGCGCTGGGCGTGGTGATCCTCTTCAGCGCGATCGCCAAAGCGGCGCTCACGCTGGCCGACAGCGGACTCCTGCTGGAAGCCGTGCTCGATCTGCTGCTTGTGGGCTCGGTGGGCACCGTCGTGCTGTACATCGGCGTCTGGTTGCCGAACACGTCGATCCGGGCCGAATTCTATCCGCGTATCCTGTGCTGGGTCGCCGGCGGTATCGTCGTGATGGGAATCGTGCTCGGACTCCGGGTCCTCCACCCCGGCGTTACCGTGCAGTTCACGTTCGGCACCCAGGCGGTGCTGTTAGCGATCGGCTCGATCGCGGGACTGGGTATCGGCATCCACGAAGCGCAGGCGCTCATCCGCGCCGACGCCCTCGCGGTCCAAAACGAGGAGCTGAAACGCACCGAGCAGCGCCTCGAGGAGGCCGTCACGCAGCTGGAGGCGTCGAACGAACAACTCGAGCAGTTCGCCGCCGCCGCCTCCCACGATCTGCAAGAGCCCCTGCGGATGGTGACCAGCTACCTGCAACTCCTCGAGCGACGGTACGGCGACGACCTCGACGAGGACTGCACGGAGTTCCTCGAGTTCGCCGTCGACGGCGCGGAACGCATGGACGCGATGATCGACGGCCTCCTCGAGTACTCCCGCGTCGATACGCAGGGCGATTCGTTCGATGCCGTCGATCTGGACGCGGTTCTCGAGGACGTGTGCACGGACCTCCAGTTCAAAATCGAAGAGACGGACGCGACGATCACGCGGGAGTCGTTGCCGACCGTCGAGGGCGACGGCCGGCAGTTGCGGCAGGTGTTCCAGAACCTCGTATCGAATGCGCTCGAGTACAGCGGCGACGAGTCGCCGCGAGTCCACGTGTCGGCGGAACGCGAGGGGGTCGAGGGGGCGTGGACGATTTCGGTCCGCGACGAAGGGGTCGGCATCGATCCCGACGAGGCCCACCGAGTCTTCGGCGTCTTTCAGCGCCTTCACTCCGCCGACGAACAGGAGGGATCGGGAATCGGGCTCGCGCTGTGCGAGCGGATCGTCGAGCGCCACGGCGGCGACATCTGGGTCGACTCCGAACCCGGCGAGGGCTCGACGTTTCGGTTCACGCTTCCGCCCCGTGGCGAGGGACCCGACGCGTCCGCTCCCGGTATCGTTTCGCAGCGGGGCGAATCCAACGCGCATTCGGAGCGGAACAGCCGGCAGAACGACTAG
- a CDS encoding SPW repeat domain-containing protein produces MSDATTDTATDRNRNALNTDTMQWLSALIALIGLYIVASPFILESTDAATWNDTLVGTGIFLLAGYNFYRLSKDRLANVGAAGLTVLLGLWALISPAVIEMGSSELATGTAISGLAVALLAAYSAYANNKADIPARARTRTRG; encoded by the coding sequence ATGAGTGATGCAACAACCGATACGGCGACCGATCGGAACCGGAACGCGTTGAACACGGACACGATGCAGTGGCTGAGCGCCCTCATTGCGCTGATCGGGTTGTACATCGTCGCCTCGCCGTTCATCCTCGAGTCGACGGACGCGGCGACCTGGAACGATACGCTCGTCGGAACGGGCATCTTCCTGCTGGCCGGTTACAACTTCTACCGGCTGTCGAAGGACCGGCTGGCGAACGTCGGCGCCGCAGGTCTAACCGTCCTGCTCGGGCTCTGGGCGCTCATCTCGCCTGCCGTCATCGAGATGGGCAGTAGCGAGCTCGCAACGGGGACGGCGATCTCGGGGCTGGCCGTCGCGCTCCTCGCGGCGTACAGCGCCTACGCGAACAACAAGGCGGATATCCCGGCACGGGCCCGCACTCGTACTCGTGGCTGA
- a CDS encoding tyrosine-type recombinase/integrase, producing the protein MPREDYDWHIDYIEEWLLFYKSARPRSYDTRRSEIRQFDEWASEQGIDSIEEVTYRTLKRFAIEQNEDYAPKTVAGRVQAIKKCLDEAYRDEVIDEHPLPRDWSMDEWGINENKTLRQQYLEEHDLTEGVTEDEWRQLRANVRSPRTRNQLLIDLLWTTGARASEIVNLTLDDIDQDNRIIEIPDRKKSDPDATRKVSYLPVCDQPLTAWLTDRKRYQCLKDADEDWLFCSRKTAPMYPDLVSEIVRESAWEAGIQKVIGQDSQGRDLHYINAHALRHGHGTWASDRVGIHRVQSQLGHASVELTESTYTHTETEDEENPYHDLSLDD; encoded by the coding sequence ATGCCCCGGGAGGACTACGACTGGCATATCGACTACATCGAAGAGTGGCTACTGTTCTACAAGTCCGCCCGCCCACGTAGCTACGACACAAGGCGTTCAGAAATCCGGCAATTCGACGAATGGGCATCGGAACAAGGGATAGATTCTATCGAAGAAGTCACGTACAGAACCCTCAAGCGATTCGCTATCGAGCAAAACGAAGACTATGCTCCAAAAACCGTAGCTGGCCGAGTCCAGGCAATTAAGAAATGTTTGGACGAGGCGTATCGAGACGAGGTCATAGACGAACATCCTCTACCCCGAGACTGGAGTATGGATGAATGGGGGATTAACGAGAACAAGACTCTACGCCAGCAATACCTCGAAGAACACGACCTAACTGAAGGAGTCACGGAGGACGAGTGGAGGCAACTGCGAGCAAACGTCCGTTCCCCCCGAACTCGTAATCAACTGCTCATCGACCTTCTCTGGACTACTGGAGCACGTGCCAGTGAGATAGTCAATCTCACATTGGATGACATTGACCAAGATAATCGCATCATAGAGATACCTGACCGTAAGAAGAGCGACCCAGACGCAACCCGGAAGGTGAGTTATCTCCCTGTATGTGACCAACCCCTCACCGCTTGGCTGACAGACCGAAAACGGTACCAGTGTCTCAAAGACGCTGACGAGGACTGGCTCTTCTGTTCACGGAAGACCGCTCCCATGTATCCAGACCTTGTCTCCGAAATCGTGCGCGAATCTGCCTGGGAAGCAGGGATACAGAAAGTGATTGGTCAAGACTCACAGGGTCGAGACCTCCATTATATCAATGCTCATGCTCTCCGTCACGGCCACGGTACATGGGCTTCAGACCGGGTTGGCATCCACCGAGTACAGTCCCAGCTTGGACACGCATCTGTAGAGTTGACGGAGTCCACGTACACTCACACTGAGACTGAAGACGAAGAGAATCCGTATCACGACCTTAGCCTCGACGATTGA
- a CDS encoding helix-turn-helix domain-containing protein has protein sequence MATEATFTVPADEFPLGSVFERLPDVTVELERIIPARDVVVPYFWVRGTAVDDIETAFAEHPGVTDIQFIDSVADEYLLRVEWTLEYDGVLSTLTETKVPLVKAVGTSRRWTFDIRGDDRSDIAAFQQRCRELDIPITLTKLHALTPIETDTERALTDPQREALVLAYDRGYFNTPRDVTMAELGDELGISQQAVASRLRRGIDRILESSLPEFTASSGEDT, from the coding sequence ATGGCGACTGAAGCGACGTTTACGGTGCCGGCCGACGAATTTCCCCTGGGGAGCGTGTTCGAACGACTGCCGGACGTCACCGTCGAACTCGAGCGCATCATTCCGGCGCGGGACGTGGTGGTGCCGTACTTCTGGGTTCGGGGCACCGCCGTCGACGACATCGAGACCGCGTTCGCCGAGCATCCGGGCGTGACGGACATTCAGTTCATCGATTCCGTCGCGGACGAGTACCTGTTGCGCGTCGAGTGGACGCTAGAGTACGACGGCGTGTTGAGCACGTTGACCGAAACGAAGGTGCCGCTCGTCAAGGCGGTCGGCACGAGTCGGCGGTGGACGTTCGACATCCGCGGGGACGATCGCAGCGACATCGCGGCGTTTCAGCAGCGCTGCCGGGAGTTGGACATTCCCATCACGCTGACGAAACTGCACGCGCTCACGCCGATCGAGACGGATACCGAGCGGGCGCTTACGGACCCGCAGCGGGAGGCGCTGGTGCTCGCCTACGATCGGGGCTACTTCAACACGCCGCGGGACGTCACGATGGCGGAACTCGGCGACGAACTCGGCATTTCGCAGCAGGCCGTCGCGTCCCGACTCCGGCGCGGTATCGACCGGATCCTCGAGAGTTCGCTCCCCGAATTCACGGCCTCGTCCGGCGAGGATACTTAA
- a CDS encoding acyl-CoA dehydrogenase family protein produces MEFGLTDEQRQIREEIQRFAENEIVPQAAEYDREEKFPHDIVDEAAEMGLTGAHIPMEYGGAGYSILDTAIITEELFSYDPGIALSIVSTSFGCEAIMNFGTEDQKERFLEPVARGEQISGAAISEPDTGSDVSSVSTRAEKDGDEWVINGNKMWITNGSVGDFFVVLCKTDPDAEGRYNGFSQIVVESDRDGFSAEKITGKLGIRASDTAELVFDDVRVPEENLIGTRDAAFMQQMQFFDETRVAVAAQGVGIAKGATRAALEYAQDREQFGKSISEFQAIQHKLAEMATDTEAARNLTYKAAWNVDQGEDITKLASMAKEYASRVAVDVADEAVQIHGGAGYVDDFPVERFYRDAKITQIYEGTTEIQKNVIAREMLGKGF; encoded by the coding sequence ATGGAGTTCGGTCTCACGGACGAACAACGGCAGATTCGGGAAGAAATCCAGCGGTTCGCGGAAAACGAAATCGTTCCCCAGGCCGCGGAGTACGACCGCGAAGAGAAGTTCCCCCACGACATCGTCGACGAAGCCGCCGAGATGGGGCTGACCGGCGCGCACATCCCGATGGAGTACGGCGGCGCCGGCTACTCGATCCTCGATACCGCGATCATCACCGAGGAACTGTTCTCCTACGATCCCGGCATCGCCCTCTCGATCGTCTCCACCTCCTTCGGCTGCGAGGCGATCATGAACTTCGGCACCGAGGACCAGAAGGAACGCTTCCTCGAGCCGGTCGCTCGAGGAGAGCAGATCTCGGGCGCGGCGATTTCGGAACCCGACACCGGCTCGGACGTCTCCTCCGTCTCGACGCGCGCGGAGAAGGACGGCGACGAGTGGGTCATCAACGGCAACAAGATGTGGATCACCAACGGTTCCGTCGGCGACTTCTTCGTCGTCCTCTGCAAGACCGATCCCGACGCCGAGGGGCGGTACAACGGGTTCAGTCAGATCGTCGTCGAGTCGGATCGCGACGGCTTCTCCGCCGAGAAGATCACCGGAAAACTGGGCATCCGGGCCTCGGACACCGCCGAACTCGTCTTCGACGACGTTCGCGTCCCCGAGGAGAACCTCATCGGCACGCGCGACGCCGCCTTCATGCAGCAGATGCAGTTCTTCGACGAAACCCGCGTCGCCGTCGCCGCCCAGGGCGTCGGCATCGCGAAGGGCGCCACCCGCGCGGCCCTCGAGTACGCCCAGGACCGCGAGCAGTTCGGCAAGTCGATCTCGGAGTTCCAGGCCATCCAGCACAAGCTCGCGGAGATGGCCACCGACACCGAAGCCGCGCGCAACCTGACCTACAAGGCCGCCTGGAACGTCGACCAGGGCGAGGACATCACGAAACTCGCCTCGATGGCCAAGGAGTACGCCTCCCGCGTCGCGGTCGACGTCGCGGACGAGGCCGTCCAGATCCACGGCGGCGCCGGCTACGTGGACGACTTCCCCGTCGAGCGGTTCTACCGCGACGCCAAGATCACCCAGATCTACGAGGGGACGACGGAGATCCAGAAGAACGTCATCGCGCGGGAGATGCTCGGCAAAGGTTTCTGA